The DNA window aattccCTCTAATATGAACAAAAATTGGTAAACATGTGCAATATTGCAAGTGTGTGAAATCAAACATGAGCATTCAccatatagaaaaaagaaagtggtCCCAAAAcagaataagagaaaagaatttcaaattataGGATATGATAATCTCCATTACCTGATCCAATATGCATCGGAAagttcaaagattttttttgtgaatgtCAGTGTCaaattgtatgaaaaataaatagttcTTGTCCTAAGAAACCAGGAAATAACCaacccccccccaaaaaaaaaaaaatacagcgcCTTATGTTGTGTATTGTTCTAGCCTAAGGTAGCTGGAGCCATTGAATAATTCATGAGAAATCTTGTCATATTACAAGGGCTGGGCTAATTCGGTATTGAGTTACAATAGCCCCAGAATGGCATCGAGACTCAAGGAAATAATCTTCTTACAGCATCATGCAAACAAGATTGTCTtgtcatcttttctttttaaaaggcATTCAAAGTAGGCAATGAGACAACAGCTAATAGCTTAAAGTATGGATACAAAAAACAGGAATAAAGAGAAGCTGGGAGTCCACACCTTGCAAAGTTTTGAGAAAATGAACTCATCAGAAGAACCAACCAATGAAGCAATTGCAGAAACAGCATGCTTCGACTGAAAACGAGTTCCCTTGAGGCATATTCTCTCCAACAATGGATAAAACTCGCTGCATGGAGAACAAAGAGTCAAATGAAATCAGTATTGTCAAAGGCGAAAGGCTCTAAAAGGCGCCAAGCCTGTAAAATGCCTGAGGTGCTAGGTGCTTGCCCCAATGAACCAAGGCAATATgcgataaattaaaaaaattatatgtaaaaattataatatatatatatatcacaaatatatatgttataaattAAGATTAGAAAATCGAAGCGAAACTCAAAATACTGTGAAGTTTGAAATAAACtaagttcattaaaaaaaattgaagtttaagaaaaagtaaacatggcaagaaaaaaaattcagttgtGAAGTTTGATAGGTGATGAACTTGAGATTTGAGAAaatgttcttttattaaaaaaaaagtaatttttttggcAACATAACACCATGGATATTTAAAGTGAGAGAAAAGATAGGTAAAGGAGAAATAAAATGGAGAGAGAccgaaagaaaaggaagaatgaaaataaatgaagaaaaaacaaacaaaaagatgtACCTAATTCTTTGGAAAAGCGTGGCTGCCAAATGTGcctccaactttttttttcttcttaaaccCTACtctttaattttacaaatatacacttaaattatttttggtggTGCATAGAAAGAATATAGACAAATTGATCAAAACacataccaattaaaaaaagggagAAGGAACATATATTTTGACTAGGTGTTTTGCTTCAGCGCCCGACGATGCTTGCACTCCAGGCAAGTGCCTAGGCAACGCCTAGTTAAATTGTGCTTTGGGGTCTCGCCTTGCCTCGCTTGGAGTGCCTAGGCAAGCACCTCAATGCATATTGACAACATTGAATGAAATAACATTcaagtttttgtgtttcaaaaatgttttagaaaaaattttaaaatttttttatttttctttgcttcaaattaatattatttttaaatcattatgaAACAACCTAAGTCATTCACTATTATACCAACTAGTAATAACTAACACCTCCCTCAAACACATTCACTTGGATTAAGCATGAAGAATATAATCAGCATAGACCACATATAATCTGATCCAGATTTTGAACAGATGGAAAGTTACATTTGCTTACAAAATGAAATGTAGTCCCAATATCATCATAAAGCATAGTGAAGTTACCTGAATTTGGCTTTAATATGAGGGCCTGCTTTGGCCAAGACTTCAACCAGCGTAtcattaattgaattgttttcttCTAACAGCAATTGAAACTGCTCTTCCAAACCCCGCATAAAAGAGGGGTAAACACTGATAATAGCCTATATTACGCAATGTGTCAGTTATATTGATTGAACTGGATTTTCAGTAAAGGAAAATGCAAATTTATATGATAAAGAAGCTCTCATTTGAGCATCATTACATTGCTATTATAACACTTAAAGAagctctaaaattaaaatatatgccAACTGCTTCCACAAATCATATCCTATTCCAAGGCTGCTACCACCACTGTAAAGAAAAATGCATATTGATGCACCAAATAACTCTGAAGCTTCTGTTGAAGTAGGGACTAAAATGCTAGTGTGTGACAAGCTAGTAGCCTGAAGTGATATCATCTTAGCTTAACAATCATTCAGAAGATTGCCTGAACATTGACAACcacttaaataaaattcaaatatttaaatctCAAAGTCGAGGTGTTCTAATCTAAAggagtgaaaaacattttgcaaTCCCGCGCAGCCACctataaaatttgagaaaaaaccatttagaacaaattttgttttcatcaagAAACTTGATTATTTCCAACCATTGTAAATTTTGGAAGAGTTCACAGTCCAGTGGGCAAGAATTTGCCATCAGTTTTGTCTAATTTTTGGATCTCATATCCCAACAGAGCATTTTAATGCCATTTCATcaccacttgaaaaaaaaaagaggaaaaagggAGCTTTATACATATCTAAAAAGCAATTACCCTTACCAGAAGCAATTTAGCAGAGGCCTTGAGATGTTGTTCAAAACCACTGCTGGAGATATGATCTAAAATACATTGAACATGCTCTGAGCTGAATATGTTAAATGAGCATTTTGAGGAGAGTAATTGTAGAAACTCAAAATGTGGATGCTTGTCTCCTATCATTTTCAGAAATTTATCCTGAGAAAAAGAGCGTGTAATATACAATAAATTAGGTAATATTTAAAATAGGAAGGGAAGCACGTTATATattttcacaaataaaaaagattgaagtaAGCTCATGAATAGGACTTATTAAAGGAAAATGACACATCCATCAAATTAAAGACACTCACCTCCATTAGCATAGAACTCTCAAACCATAGAAGAAAACAGTAGTAAGATGAGCacataaacacacaaaaaacagTCGCTCATCATACAATAGGACTAGAAAGTTACAACAATGTAAAAACTGGAAATCATGGCGGCAAAGGAAGTAAAGTACAGAGCAGCAAGAATCCGTAAAGTGCACCCTGTCTGGTCCAGTAGTGCTGATAAGATAGGTGTGAAgcttaaagaaaaaatgagtgcctttcaaattattttagcaAAATTGAGAATAAGATCGAGTGTATTGGGCTTCTGTAACTGGAGCaaatattttctagtttatAACATGACACGGTTGACCTGAAACCTGACTAAGTTTCACCTCGAAGTCTCTAGCAAGAAGCAAAATTTGATTCTCGCATAGTATGGAACATTTTAAGATGAAGATGCAAAGAATTCAAGACAACCACTATAAAATTGACCCAGCTCACTAAGATCCTTTGTTTTAGCAAATCAATAGAAGCATTTACAGCACGTGACAACAATACAGAAAGATAGTTGACGGTAATAATAAATAAGGCAGGACATAAGTTGTATTGTgattgatattttctttcaattacacCAGAGAAGGAAGAGAAGTGAACTACACACTCTAGTTTGCTGGGCACTTTTAATTGTTCGATCATCCAATAATTGCTCCAGTGCAATGAAAATCTTGCTATCTTTCATCTGGTTCAATTTATGGAAGCACTCTTCTGCCTTCAAAGGATCTGGAAAGGATGCTGACATTTTcacaaatgaattttttattctcCTCTCCATTTCTTCTGAACTGCTGTCCTGcaatatgtatttataaaaaaacatttatcacaGCCAAgaatcaataaacaaaaatgcATGAAGCTGTGCTACTGAGCACTCTGACATTTAACAAAAGTCAAATAATAAAAGTCATACTCTAGCCATTCATACAAAAAACTCAGGTCAAAAAGTGAGAAGTacaaaaaaactttttgcaTGCATATGTGCACTTTATATCAATCACGTTAATCCGATATGCATGAAAGTTTCAGACACTTGATCTACTAAAGTTTCATCAAAATGGACAAGCAAGTTAAATTGTCAAAAGCTTCTTAGTATCAGCCACAATGCTCTAGTTTATACCTTCTCTTTCTTCCGTTGTGCCAAATAAATTTGCATTTCAGTCTGCAGCCTGAAAACAAAGACACGTGGTAAAAAACAGCCATTTCTATCCTAATTACAGTAGCACTCATTATCAATACCTTCCCTTCTGAGATAATATAGATATCAGTGCCTTCACGTGAGAAGAAGTGAAAAGAGAGAACAATTGGATCCAGTGCCTTGTCCTTTCCTCGACAGGAAGAAAGACAGGAAATAAATCCTCTGCAATAACAAGCTCCATGTTTTGGGGCCTGGAGaatatagataaaatattacatCCAATAACATAATTTAGATTGGTGGATTAATTAGTCAAAAGAAGTGAAGGATCAAACCTGAAATCCTTACAATCTTTATCATAGGAAAGCATCAAGACTTTACAAGGAATCTGTTCAAAGTGATCACTTGCTGTCATGAGGCCTTCAGAACACATGATACAATAATCTCGATATACCTCCATCAACTTCTCCAAAGCCTTCTTTCTGACAGATATCTGCACAGTAAGTATGAGTTAGACCAGATTTTTTCCCACATAAGTAGACAGCTTTCGTTCAAGTGAGCAGAAACTTCTGAAGAAGAATTACCTTCTTATCCCGAAGTCTTTCAGAAACTTTTGATATTAGTTCGGGTGGAAAAAACCTCAGGTTAGTCCTGGCAAGATCACAGGCAACAACAGCAGCCTGTGTTCGCACTCTATCATCAAAGTCCAGCAATCGACCTTCAAGAACAGCTGATTCATTGACATGAGACAGGTTAGATTTCAAAGACCCTATTTATTGACAAGTAAACTCACTTGCTGAATCACTTACTAAGTATTTCACGTGATACATTCCCAGAGGGATTGGCTATGTAGCATGCTTTAGCACACTGCAAAACACTAAGTCTAACTTCTGCTGATTTATCAGAGAATCTATTTTTGAACTCTACAAAAAGACTCTGATATTTCTGTACAGCATGATGCTCGGGTAGTGCCAAGAGCTTTCCAATTAAATTAACAGCTTTTATTCGGACATCAACCTGATCTGTCTAGACAATAGAattcaaagtttattttaatgaagATCAGAGGAtaactttccaaaagaaaagaggaaaagaaacagAACAAATAAGGGTACATTGCAGGTAATAGGAAAAACAACAAATGTTCCTTTAAGAAGACATGGAAAAACTTCGCAATATTCAGCCCATGTGATAAAAGTGAGATGTCATATACCTTCAAAAAGAAGATGCAATGCTATGATAGATTAGGATAAATGAGTTTGAGGAGGATGTCGTACCAGTAACTCTTGAGTCAAGTTGGGGATGACACCAAGAAGCATATGAGGAGCACACTGGAAAACTTTAAAAAGGATTTCGTGGTAAAATTCCTTAAGCTCACTCTCAACAGCATCTCTGTCTAAGAAACAAGATGTTAAAAACCCACAAACAAATGGTTCAAGCTTTTCTTCACAAGTTTGGATGACAGATGCAGCAAGCTGAGATGCAGCAGGAGTTGCAGCCTGTGGGGAAAAAACAGAAGCGGAAGGGGGGATGATGAAGTCAAGCATCAGGAATTGGCCCAAAGCAGAAAGGATTTCAGATGAATCCAAATGTTAGAGCTAGACAGTTTACTACCAAACCAGTAACTGATAGGCCTAGTCAAGAGAGCAAATACTGCATGTTCAAACATCCAACCCAAAGCCTCAAGCTAGTGCAAGAAGAGGTCCACGAATTTAAGCCATACTTAAGGCATAACAAATAGATTTCCTGTCATAGTAATTTATATATTTCAGCCATGAATCACGAACCCTTGGCAAGATTTCAGGCATGAATTTTTACACGGTTGGACTACTTGCTCCATTCAAGAAATGCCCGTCAAAGACattcaaaacccaaaaagaaagaacTGGTCAAGTTAGATCTAACATATAAATTTCATGCATTTGTCCACTGTACAAGCAAAAATCACTGGtctaaaatctaatttgacATTTAACAAGTTTGTCACGAGAAATAATCGCTGCATGAACCAAAACAAGATATTGTACAAATACTAACCTTTCCTTCCTTTATAAGATTCAGCAAAATCACATCCAAAAGTGCTTGAGAAGCCTCCTCGTTTAAAACATGTTTCATTATAGACAGAATCTCATCAATCAAAGACTGCTGGTGATGTTCCCTACAAAGGCAGAATACAGTGCCATGAATAGTGCTGCATTAGCAATAAAGGCAAGGAAAACAGCAAACAGCCGaaacatattatcataaaaccaaagaaagtaccTGAGCTACATGCAAACAACAAGTAACCTCAATTATATGACTTCATCTCCCTCCAAAACTCAATGGttgatcaaatttttacaataaaagaaaaaatatccaCAAATGGTCATACCGTAAGTATTGACTGGAAGTTGATGAGCAAAGGACCCAGGTTAAAAAGACAGTGAGTATATATATTGGTAACGAGATCAGTGCaggaaagaaaatttgatttcataTACTTAATCTAGTTAAACACGGAGAGTATGATATTAGCAGGAGCTAAGTGTCTAGGCTCTGAGGTGACACTATCAATAAGTATTCATTACAAAGAGGTGCTGTACTATGTAACTTTAATTGAGAGTTTCAACATCTTCAGCTTTAGTCAACCAAGTTTGCTTCACAGCACATAGTTAAGATCCAAAtgggagaaaaaaagaggaaaaagaaaacatcaagaAAACCATAGAGAATAAATCAAGCACGCTATTTTCAATTACGTTGACTGAATTAACAaatacacagaaaaaaaaaccgagaaaagagaaaagagagagcatTCTAACCTcacagaagagaaaaaaattttgaaCATTTCAAGAACAAGATCGTGGCAGTCAACATCCAGCATGATCACACAACATTTACAACGTGCCACAGTTTCCAATACTTTAACTCTCCTCAGAAAGTGTGGGCTAGCAGTATCACTGAGCTCCTTGAACATGTTGAGAAAAAGTATAAATATATCCTTCGAAAAGAAAACCGGATCAATGTCAGTCGCAGTCATTATTTATCAATATTCTGAAGAGATGTCAGCACAGTTGCAAACATGCAGATGCATGTTACTTCTATTCACAAGCACACAGATGCACGTAAAGAAGAGCATCCAGAAATTGAGATAACATGCTAAAAACACAAGTATGAGCATGGAAAGAGTCTCATTACCCTCAGATATTTGTCCTCGAAAGGAGGCTCCGGTGCCAAGACCCGAAACACTTCACTGACACAGATTGCCACCAAAAGTTTGACTTCTTTGTCAGTATGCTTAATAAGATAGTGCTTCAGAATAGACTTCCTCAGGGGCTTTATAGCAGCTTCTAACTTCTTTGTAGCTTCTGCCTTTTTAAAAGTTTCCAAAGGCTGTTCAATTTGTGACAAAGCATTTGCAGCTTgctacaaataaaaattattaaaattaaccaaatcTAAACAACCttgacaaataaatatataatgatgTGCAGAGAAAATCTCATATATTACACGttactttcaaaaattaaaaagaaaatcgaaATCAGATTTGATTCAGTACCggaaattttcaaaatagacaaaaaataataattacatatcAGCATTATTTTCTTGGAGAAACCAGCTAGTgattattaaatagaaaaaaaataaaaggtataaatTAATCGATCCCGATTCCGTAACAATACTAGTATTAACgggtaaataaataat is part of the Populus trichocarpa isolate Nisqually-1 chromosome 2, P.trichocarpa_v4.1, whole genome shotgun sequence genome and encodes:
- the LOC7463158 gene encoding sister chromatid cohesion protein PDS5 homolog B isoform X2; this encodes MDESPLQLVSEIGDHLGRHARPNKDFLVKSLRQAANALSQIEQPLETFKKAEATKKLEAAIKPLRKSILKHYLIKHTDKEVKLLVAICVSEVFRVLAPEPPFEDKYLRDIFILFLNMFKELSDTASPHFLRRVKVLETVARCKCCVIMLDVDCHDLVLEMFKIFFSSVREHHQQSLIDEILSIMKHVLNEEASQALLDVILLNLIKEGKAATPAASQLAASVIQTCEEKLEPFVCGFLTSCFLDRDAVESELKEFYHEILFKVFQCAPHMLLGVIPNLTQELLTDQVDVRIKAVNLIGKLLALPEHHAVQKYQSLFVEFKNRFSDKSAEVRLSVLQCAKACYIANPSGNVSREILTVLEGRLLDFDDRVRTQAAVVACDLARTNLRFFPPELISKVSERLRDKKISVRKKALEKLMEVYRDYCIMCSEGLMTASDHFEQIPCKVLMLSYDKDCKDFRPQNMELVIAEDLFPVFLPVEERTRHWIQLFSLFTSSHVKALISILSQKGRLQTEMQIYLAQRKKEKDSSSEEMERRIKNSFVKMSASFPDPLKAEECFHKLNQMKDSKIFIALEQLLDDRTIKSAQQTRDKFLKMIGDKHPHFEFLQLLSSKCSFNIFSSEHVQCILDHISSSGFEQHLKASAKLLLAIISVYPSFMRGLEEQFQLLLEENNSINDTLVEVLAKAGPHIKAKFSEFYPLLERICLKGTRFQSKHAVSAIASLVGSSDEFIFSKLCKELVDSLYSGLNTPTILQSLGCIAQHSVSAFEAQNQEIRSYIFGRIFQAESSEDEHSADETSECCDSCKLKIYALKALVKSFLPHRGSHGKRHINELLDILSKLLQTGYTFDGITSCESDKPHIKLAAAKSVLLLSRRWDLHISPEIFRFTVLMAKEPCPFVGRLFLDKMHKLLKEHSIPSRYACAYALAASDHCKDLQDASFKYIEEFIKEYSRKAQIRQTSGVQESSPMDYPAYIVVFLIHVLAHDAGFPPDGCQDEQVYAQFCSPLFWALQALVNASIVNGDTGLINEAALYLLSIFRAIKKTEDAVDAHQTPKLLILAEIGISIVNELNHNVISSSLAPKQISLPSSLYRISVVKKCDEGILKCLTKFSVDESFVKGVVHILKSQISGTATTTLSKRRRKGQEVTIQSSDVEHNTSNPASQKVASLSLTGTREKQKTAAEEIGLGCRQKRALSPIDSESVVLQNERSGIVMHKDDASKSSKSNLEKKQRLSSRASATTKPLKPGSHVSSVDRMIPSLKENAEASKSITPSNYPRAELKEPRSLRISYDSGDLICLDSESHETMSDNSPLEKETLLTKVSNTFHPIHCSQRETCSAFGDGTVKPTKSLASMESGRFSERVTSFPAKGKKGQKVLLDISASEIIDENEDCIARRTRRKKV
- the LOC7463158 gene encoding sister chromatid cohesion protein PDS5 homolog B isoform X1; amino-acid sequence: MDESPLQLVSEIGDHLGRHARPNKDFLVKSLRQAANALSQIEQPLETFKKAEATKKLEAAIKPLRKSILKHYLIKHTDKEVKLLVAICVSEVFRVLAPEPPFEDKYLRDIFILFLNMFKELSDTASPHFLRRVKVLETVARCKCCVIMLDVDCHDLVLEMFKIFFSSVREHHQQSLIDEILSIMKHVLNEEASQALLDVILLNLIKEGKAATPAASQLAASVIQTCEEKLEPFVCGFLTSCFLDRDAVESELKEFYHEILFKVFQCAPHMLLGVIPNLTQELLTDQVDVRIKAVNLIGKLLALPEHHAVQKYQSLFVEFKNRFSDKSAEVRLSVLQCAKACYIANPSGNVSREILTVLEGRLLDFDDRVRTQAAVVACDLARTNLRFFPPELISKVSERLRDKKISVRKKALEKLMEVYRDYCIMCSEGLMTASDHFEQIPCKVLMLSYDKDCKDFRPQNMELVIAEDLFPVFLPVEERTRHWIQLFSLFTSSHVKALISILSQKGRLQTEMQIYLAQRKKEKDSSSEEMERRIKNSFVKMSASFPDPLKAEECFHKLNQMKDSKIFIALEQLLDDRTIKSAQQTRDKFLKMIGDKHPHFEFLQLLSSKCSFNIFSSEHVQCILDHISSSGFEQHLKASAKLLLAIISVYPSFMRGLEEQFQLLLEENNSINDTLVEVLAKAGPHIKAKFSEFYPLLERICLKGTRFQSKHAVSAIASLVGSSDEFIFSKLCKELVDSLYSGLNTPTILQSLGCIAQHSVSAFEAQNQEIRSYIFGRIFQAESSEDEHSADETSECCDSCKLKIYALKALVKSFLPHRGSHGKRHINELLDILSKLLQTGYTFDGITSCESDKPHIKLAAAKSVLLLSRRWDLHISPEIFRFTVLMAKEPCPFVGRLFLDKMHKLLKEHSIPSRYACAYALAASDHCKDLQDASFKYIEEFIKEYSRKAQIRQTSGVQESSPMDYPAYIVVFLIHVLAHDAGFPPDGCQDEQVYAQFCSPLFWALQALVNASIVNGDTGLINEAALYLLSIFRAIKKTEDAVDAHQTPKLLILAEIGISIVNELNHNVISSSLAPKQISLPSSLYRISVVKKCDEGILKCLTKFSVDESFVKGVVHILKSQISGTATTTLSKRRRKGQEVTIQSSDVEHNTSNPASQKVASLSLTGTREKQKTAAEEIGLGCRQKRALSPIDSESVVLQNERSGIVMHKDDASKSSKSNLEKKQRLSSRASATTKPLKPGSHVSSVDRMIPSLKENAEASKSITPSNYPRAELKEPRSLRISYDSGDLICLDSESHETMSDNSPLEKQETLLTKVSNTFHPIHCSQRETCSAFGDGTVKPTKSLASMESGRFSERVTSFPAKGKKGQKVLLDISASEIIDENEDCIARRTRRKKV
- the LOC7463158 gene encoding sister chromatid cohesion protein PDS5 homolog B isoform X4, which codes for MDESPLQLVSEIGDHLGRHARPNKDFLVKSLRQAANALSQIEQPLETFKKAEATKKLEAAIKPLRKSILKHYLIKHTDKEVKLLVAICVSEVFRVLAPEPPFEDKYLRDIFILFLNMFKELSDTASPHFLRRVKVLETVARCKCCVIMLDVDCHDLVLEMFKIFFSSVREHHQQSLIDEILSIMKHVLNEEASQALLDVILLNLIKEGKAATPAASQLAASVIQTCEEKLEPFVCGFLTSCFLDRDAVESELKEFYHEILFKVFQCAPHMLLGVIPNLTQELLTDQVDVRIKAVNLIGKLLALPEHHAVQKYQSLFVEFKNRFSDKSAEVRLSVLQCAKACYIANPSGNVSREILTVLEGRLLDFDDRVRTQAAVVACDLARTNLRFFPPELISKVSERLRDKKISVRKKALEKLMEVYRDYCIMCSEGLMTASDHFEQIPCKVLMLSYDKDCKDFRPQNMELVIAEDLFPVFLPVEERTRHWIQLFSLFTSSHVKALISILSQKGRLQTEMQIYLAQRKKEKDSSSEEMERRIKNSFVKMSASFPDPLKAEECFHKLNQMKDSKIFIALEQLLDDRTIKSAQQTRDKFLKMIGDKHPHFEFLQLLSSKCSFNIFSSEHVQCILDHISSSGFEQHLKASAKLLLAIISVYPSFMRGLEEQFQLLLEENNSINDTLVEVLAKAGPHIKAKFSEFYPLLERICLKGTRFQSKHAVSAIASLVGSSDEFIFSKLCKELVDSLYSGLNTPTILQSLGCIAQHSVSAFEAQNQEIRSYIFGRIFQAESSEDEHSADETSECCDSCKLKIYALKALVKSFLPHRGSHGKRHINELLDILSKLLQTGYTFDGITSCESDKPHIKLAAAKSVLLLSRRWDLHISPEIFRFTVLMAKEPCPFVGRLFLDKMHKLLKEHSIPSRYACAYALAASDHCKDLQDASFKYIEEFIKEYSRKAQIRQTSGVQESSPMDYPAYIVVFLIHVLAHDAGFPPDGCQDEQVYAQFCSPLFWALQALVNASIVNGDTGLINEAALYLLSIFRAIKKTEDAVDAHQTPKLLILAEIGISIVNELNHNVISSSLAPKQISLPSSLYRISVVKKCDEGILKCLTKFSVDESFVKGVVHILKSQISGTATTTLSKRRRKGQEVTIQSSDVEHNTSNPASQKVASLSLTGTREKQKTAAEEIGLGCRQKRALSPIDSESVVLQNERSGIVMHKDDASKSSKSNLEKKQRLSSRASATTKPLKPGSHVSSVDRMIPSLKENAEASKSITPSNYPRAELKEPRSLRISYDSGDLICLDSESHETMSDNSPLEKETLLTKVSNTFHPIHCQRETCSAFGDGTVKPTKSLASMESGRFSERVTSFPAKGKKGQKVLLDISASEIIDENEDCIARRTRRKKV
- the LOC7463158 gene encoding sister chromatid cohesion protein PDS5 homolog B isoform X3, encoding MDESPLQLVSEIGDHLGRHARPNKDFLVKSLRQAANALSQIEQPLETFKKAEATKKLEAAIKPLRKSILKHYLIKHTDKEVKLLVAICVSEVFRVLAPEPPFEDKYLRDIFILFLNMFKELSDTASPHFLRRVKVLETVARCKCCVIMLDVDCHDLVLEMFKIFFSSVREHHQQSLIDEILSIMKHVLNEEASQALLDVILLNLIKEGKAATPAASQLAASVIQTCEEKLEPFVCGFLTSCFLDRDAVESELKEFYHEILFKVFQCAPHMLLGVIPNLTQELLTDQVDVRIKAVNLIGKLLALPEHHAVQKYQSLFVEFKNRFSDKSAEVRLSVLQCAKACYIANPSGNVSREILTVLEGRLLDFDDRVRTQAAVVACDLARTNLRFFPPELISKVSERLRDKKISVRKKALEKLMEVYRDYCIMCSEGLMTASDHFEQIPCKVLMLSYDKDCKDFRPQNMELVIAEDLFPVFLPVEERTRHWIQLFSLFTSSHVKALISILSQKGRLQTEMQIYLAQRKKEKDSSSEEMERRIKNSFVKMSASFPDPLKAEECFHKLNQMKDSKIFIALEQLLDDRTIKSAQQTRDKFLKMIGDKHPHFEFLQLLSSKCSFNIFSSEHVQCILDHISSSGFEQHLKASAKLLLAIISVYPSFMRGLEEQFQLLLEENNSINDTLVEVLAKAGPHIKAKFSEFYPLLERICLKGTRFQSKHAVSAIASLVGSSDEFIFSKLCKELVDSLYSGLNTPTILQSLGCIAQHSVSAFEAQNQEIRSYIFGRIFQAESSEDEHSADETSECCDSCKLKIYALKALVKSFLPHRGSHGKRHINELLDILSKLLQTGYTFDGITSCESDKPHIKLAAAKSVLLLSRRWDLHISPEIFRFTVLMAKEPCPFVGRLFLDKMHKLLKEHSIPSRYACAYALAASDHCKDLQDASFKYIEEFIKEYSRKAQIRQTSGVQESSPMDYPAYIVVFLIHVLAHDAGFPPDGCQDEQVYAQFCSPLFWALQALVNASIVNGDTGLINEAALYLLSIFRAIKKTEDAVDAHQTPKLLILAEIGISIVNELNHNVISSSLAPKQISLPSSLYRISVVKKCDEGILKCLTKFSVDESFVKGVVHILKSQISGTATTTLSKRRRKGQEVTIQSSDVEHNTSNPASQKVASLSLTGTREKQKTAAEEIGLGCRQKRALSPIDSESVVLQNERSGIVMHKDDASKSSKSNLEKKQRLSSRASATTKPLKPGSHVSSVDRMIPSLKENAEASKSITPSNYPRAELKEPRSLRISYDSGDLICLDSESHETMSDNSPLEKQETLLTKVSNTFHPIHCQRETCSAFGDGTVKPTKSLASMESGRFSERVTSFPAKGKKGQKVLLDISASEIIDENEDCIARRTRRKKV